The DNA region CTCTGATTCCTTTGTTAAAATACGTAGAACTATTTCATGTTAGAATAGAACAGAACATCATCttcgcatttttggttgattcttACATTGTGTAACTGCACCATTTAAAACGGTTTTGCCCTGTGCACTACATTTTAGGCTTCTTTCAAGCCATCTTTCTCACCATTTGCTACAAGTGCAAAGTTTGGGGCACTTTTGCCAATTTTCAGACAAAAGTCTCCGCCATCTTCAGGCAATGCAATTTTAGTAGATGTCGCGTGTTTTGACAAAAGAAACGAAACTCGCAATGGAACTGATCAAGTTTCAAATTTTGCAGTGTGCTTGCGCAAATGGCACACGGTAACAGGGCGTGACAACCCCATTTGCCATTTGCTTGCCAGGAAGAAGTTGTGTTAAGCAAATACCCTCGGTCAAGATTCAGAATCGGCACAAAGAAAGAAGCGAATCTGGAAGCCTGGATCAGCAAGCAAACACAGAGGAATCCGCCACCTTGAGTGTCCGTGCGTCAGGTGCCCGTGGCCTCATGATCCAACTGCCTAATTCGCTATGTGAATTCCACGAGAAGCATGGCACAATCTGCATGCCGCATGGCCGAATCATCCCGATTGAGACATGTTCTAGCGTTGCTTGCTCCAAGTATCGACCGACACTCGACAGTGGCCACGCCGGTGGAGCCTAACCAAAATCGTTGTGAATTTGTGATCACTCACAACTTCCACTGCACTCATGCTGCATCGACGTGATCCGATGATCCTATCAtagaagagagaaaaaaaaagaattctAAGGTGATTAACTTGGTGTAATGGAGCCAACCATTCGCCTGAAAACTATCTTTTTTCTCACAGTGGAAAGGAGGAGTTGATAAAGACCTGCATGCTATGCCTATATTAGTTCTGCTCGCCTTTCTTCCACGACAAACTATACCTTGCCTCTCCGTTCGCGCCAAGACAGATTACTTGCGTTCGTGGCGCCTCTACAATATATACGCACGCGCGGACGCACGTCCCGTGGCAATGGCGATACACTCCTCGCGACCGCTTACTGCGACAATGGCGCCATGGACGACGAAGCTGCTGCCGCTGCTTTTGGTGCTCCTGCTTGTtgcccgcggcggcgacggcgcagcGGTGTTCTCCGGGTACACGTTCAAGGGGCAGGGGGAGGCCGAGGCCTTCGAGGACGCGCTGCTGCGCCAGGCGTGCTTCAACGTCTCATCCTCCGGCGCCGGGCGCGGCCATTGCGTCTCGCGCCTCGACACGGCGCGCGGCGGGGCCGGCAGCGGCCCGGTGCCCGTTCTCCGCGCCGCGCTCCGCGACACGCTCAGCGAGGCCGTGGGCGCCGTAGGATCCGTCGCACGCCTGGCGTCGCTTTCCAACCACGAGCGCGAGGAGATGGCCGTGCGCGACTGCATCGAGCTGCTGGGGTACTCCGTCGACGAGCTCGGCTGGTCGCTCGACGCCATGGCCGAGCCCATTGATGGcgcggagtcggaggcggagaCGCAGCACGGCACGGCGTCCGGTGGCGTCCGCAGCGGCGCGCGCGCCGAGGACGACATGCACGCCTGGCTTAGCGCCGCGCTGGGCAACCAGGACACCTGCACGGAGGGCTTCCGCGGCACCGACGGCCGCCTGCTGCACCGCGTCGAGGCGTCCGTGACGCAGCTGACGCAGCTAGTGAGCAACCTCCTCGCCATGCACAAGCGGCTGCGCAGCATCATGCCGCTGCGCCAGCGCGTCAAGAACGACACGGCGGCGTCCGGCGCCGACTCGGAGCTGCCTCCGTGGGTGGCGGACATCGCCGGCGGCATCAACGAGGAGATCTCGGAGAAAGCGCGCGCCCGGGGCCGGTCCGGCGGGAAGAAGGCGATGCGGGTGGACGTGGTGGTGGCGCAGGACGGGAGCGGGAGGTACCGGTCCGTCGGCGAGGCGGTGGCGCGCGCCCCGAACCACGGCAGGAGGAGGTACGTCATCTACGTGAAGCGAGGGGTGTACTACGAGAACGTGgacgtgaagaagaagaagaccaacaTTGTGATCGTCGGCGAGGGCATGGGCGAGACCGTCATCACCGGCAGCCGGAGCTTCTCCAGCGGCTGGACCACGTTCCGGAGCGCCACCTTCGGTAAGCCCAATATATTCTGGCTCGTTGCCACGTTACGTCATGCGCAAAAGCTAAAGATGCCGTCACTTTGCGTATACGCACTACGCAGCCGTATCCGGCGCGGGGTTCATCGCGCGGGACCTGACGATCCGCAACACGGCGGGGCCGGCGGCGCACCAGGCGGTGGCGCTGCGCGTGGACGCGGACCGCTCCGCCTTCTTCCGCGTCGCCGTGGAGGGGCACCAGGACACGTTGTACGCGCACTCGCTGCGCCAGTTCTACCGCGACTGCCGCGTCTCCGGCACCGTCGACTTCGTCTTCGGCAACGGCATCGCCGTGATCCAGCGCACCACCCTCGCCACGCTGCCGCTGGCGCCGGGGCAGACGGGGAGCGTCACGGCGCAGGGCCGGAAGGACCCGAACCAGAACACGGGCTTCTCCATCCACAACTGCGTCGTGGAGGCCAAGCACCCGACCTACCTCGGCCGGCCGTGGAAGCCCTTCTCGCGGGTGGTGGTCATGGAGTCCTACCTCGGCGCCGGCGTGCGCTCGCGCGGGTGGCTGGAGTGGGCAGGGGACGTCGGCCTCGGCACGCTGTTCTACGGGGAGTACAGGAACTTCGGGCCCGGTGCCGGGGTCGCCGGCCGGGTGAGGTGGCCGGGGTACCACGTCATCATGGACCCGAAATGGGCCAGCCGCTTC from Lolium rigidum isolate FL_2022 unplaced genomic scaffold, APGP_CSIRO_Lrig_0.1 contig_33095_1, whole genome shotgun sequence includes:
- the LOC124681058 gene encoding pectinesterase-like, whose amino-acid sequence is MAPWTTKLLPLLLVLLLVARGGDGAAVFSGYTFKGQGEAEAFEDALLRQACFNVSSSGAGRGHCVSRLDTARGGAGSGPVPVLRAALRDTLSEAVGAVGSVARLASLSNHEREEMAVRDCIELLGYSVDELGWSLDAMAEPIDGAESEAETQHGTASGGVRSGARAEDDMHAWLSAALGNQDTCTEGFRGTDGRLLHRVEASVTQLTQLVSNLLAMHKRLRSIMPLRQRVKNDTAASGADSELPPWVADIAGGINEEISEKARARGRSGGKKAMRVDVVVAQDGSGRYRSVGEAVARAPNHGRRRYVIYVKRGVYYENVDVKKKKTNIVIVGEGMGETVITGSRSFSSGWTTFRSATFAVSGAGFIARDLTIRNTAGPAAHQAVALRVDADRSAFFRVAVEGHQDTLYAHSLRQFYRDCRVSGTVDFVFGNGIAVIQRTTLATLPLAPGQTGSVTAQGRKDPNQNTGFSIHNCVVEAKHPTYLGRPWKPFSRVVVMESYLGAGVRSRGWLEWAGDVGLGTLFYGEYRNFGPGAGVAGRVRWPGYHVIMDPKWASRFTVRRFIDGLAWLPSTGVTFTADLIKK